TGGGGCGTTCATTTGTTGACTCCCTGTTTTATAAGCGAAAAGCGATGGCGTGGGCAAATTCACGGCTGAGTACCCAGGGGGAACCCGAAACGCCGCTGTTGGATCTGTACCGGACGGCGGAGCAGGTGGTGCTGGAAGCGTTTCCCAAAGAAAAGCCCTTTTTTCGCCTGCTGATCCGGCTGGAGGAGGGGCAATCCTGTCCGCTGGAGGCGCTGATAACGCAGGCATTGTCATCTAAAATCGCCATGAAGCCAGGCGATATTCGTGACAAAAAGGAGCTGGCGGAAGAGCTCAGGCTGGCGGCTGAGAAAGAAGAGACAAAATTGTCTTCTGAAGCGAAAACCGAAGCACCCCGTCAGGCGGAATCTGGCGGGGTGATGAAAATCATGAAGATTGTCGGTTTGATCGCGTTGATTGTCTGCGCGTTAAATCGATTCTTCCATTTTTTCTGAACAGGGGTAGTGAAAGCGCCGTTACGGCGCTTTCGGCTCGTCAATACCCAGATATTCACAGGCGCGACGGCGTACGTCATCGACACGCTGCATATCATTAGACAGCAGGGCCGCGTCGAAATCGGTAATAATCTCCCCCAGCATTTCGCGCTCATCGCCTAACGCGCGTGACCACTGCTCCTCTAACTGTGCTTTAAACGTCCGGTTAATCAGCATATCGCGGGGATAAATTTTCAGCGCCAGCAGCCGCTCGCGGCTGGCGTCGATTTGCTGCGTCGTCAGTGAGGTGGCATTGTGACTGATGATTCTGGATTCACTCTTGCCGTCTTCCAGCAGCACGTCAACTTCCAGCAGACCATTAATATCGTAGCTAAAACGAATATCAATGGCCTGAATGTGCCCGTTCGGCTTCAGCATGACGTCAAAAGAATCAATCAGGATATTATTTTTCACCTTATGGCTTTCGCCCTGGTATACCCTGACGCAAATAGAGTCCTGCTCAGGGTGCATGGTGGAGTACGTTTCCACTTTTGACACCGGAACGGTGGTATTGCGTTCAATGATGGGCGAGAAAATACCAGGCACTCCCTGTCGGTTGACTTCCACGCCCAGCGAGTAGGGGCAGATATCCGTGAGGATCACCTCTTCAACGTCTTCATGGCGCAGGCGACAGGCGGCCTGAGTTGCGGCGCCAAGCGCCACGATGGTGCTGGGATCGTAACTTTGATAGGGCAATTTACCGAATAAGCGCACCGCGATGCGTTGCACCAGCGGCATCTGTGACGCGCCGCCGACCAGCACCAGGCTGTCAATTTGCTCCGGTTTGAGTCGGGAGTCGCGCAGCGCCTGCTCAATGGGCGTGCGCAGCCGGTTGAGCAACGGTAGCCACAGGGCTTCCAGCTCATCGTCATAAAACGTGCTTTCCAGAACGCTCTCCTGATAAAGCCAGCTCATGCGCAGCGGGGAGCTGCTGGCGCATTTTGCGGCTTCAACACAGGCATACAGCGCAGCCAGATCGCTATCCGTCAGCGCTGATTTATCGAGGTTCCAGCGTTTCAGCACTTCATCAAGCAACAAATGCGTGAAATCTTCGCCGCCGAGGTAGTTATCGCCAGCGGAGGCGTGAACTTCGATAATCGGCGTAGCGTATTCCAGAACGGTCACATCAAAGGTTCCGCCCCCCAGATCGAAAACCAGCGAACGGCTATTTTGCTGCGTATGCAGGCCATAAGCCATTGCCGCCGCCGTGGGTTCATTGATCAAGCGCACGGCGTTTAACCCCGCAAGCTCAGCGGCAAGGCGTGTATGCTTACGCTGCTCATCGCTGAAATAAGCCGGAACCGAGATCACGACATCCTTGATTGGCTGCTGAAGGTAGTCTTCCGCATCTTCTTTCAGCGAGCGTAAAACCAGCGAAGATAATTCCGGCGCATTAAACGACTCTTCACCCAAATGCCAGTGAGTATTACTGCCCATTGCGCGTTTAAATAAGGCAGCGGTTTTATCTGGATGAGATGTTTTACGGGCTGCGGCAGGTTTTCCCACCAGAATTTGTTTATTTTCATCCATACTAATTATGGATGGTGTTAAATATTCACCAAATTTATTAGGTATTAATTGTGCGGCTCCGTCTTGCCAGACGGCGATTAAACTATTAGTGGTGCCGAGATCGATACCAATCGCTAACGTTGCATTATCCATTGCGTTTAATTTATCGGGAAAGAGAGTTTATAGAATAAAGAACACCACCCTCTGGCGTGGTGATCTTTATCAATGTCACGCCTGGCGAAAGTATTCATCCATAATGTTCGTCAACTCCGGGCGCTCGCCGTCATCATTGATGGCGAAATCGAGGAAAAAAGCATCGGCCTGTGGCGTGCGTTTCTGGGCCAGTAAACGAAACGCCAGCGGGTAGTGGCAAGCATAACCGGGTGCGCGAGTCAGAAAACGGACAAAATCAATCAACAAGGGAGAATGGGTATAAAACAGCGCGCGTAACAGTACGGCGGGAAATCCCTCTTCGGTGATCCCTTGCGCCATGATTTTGTTGAGGCCGGCTTCGCTCAAATCGCCTGCGGCAATAATATCTGCGCAGGCCGCAAGATCGGGATAATGCGTTGCGCAGTTAGCCAATGCGTTCGGCCAGTTGACGCGGGTATAACGTTCGTCATGGCGAGTAAAGTAATCCTCCCAAAGGGATGGCGGTAGTTTTTCGTACTGTATTTTCAGGGGGATGCGGCGCTGAAACTGGGCTTCTTCCAGGCGCTCGCCGTCATAAAATCGCAGGCATTGCTGTCGCGTCTCGTAGCATGTCATCGCCACCGGCTGGCTGATGACCCAGGTCTTCACGGGCCGGCCTTCCAGCGCGGCGGCGGTGGCTTTATGGTGACCATCAAGCAGGACGCAAAGCCAGCTGTCATTCATATACCAGGCCAGCGCGTGGCTCTCTGGCTTATCGCGATAATACCCGGCGCGTTGTGGGTTAAATCGCGATGGGGGCTGGCCTGGCAGTAAAAAACAGGGTTCGCCGGACTGGTAGTGATAGTCCACGTCAGCAATCCACTGCCCTGTGGTCGCGGGATTCGGTTGTTTTTCGTTACCCACCGCCCAGAAAAAATGTCCGTTGCCATCTGTGGGATAAAGTTCGCGTTCCTCCAGTCGGTAATAGCCATCGGCAAAGAGTGAAAACAGCGGCGTCAGGGCGGTAAATGCTTCGTTCAACCCGACTCCTGGCTGATTCCACTCGGCAAGTGAGGATAAAAACTCCGCGGCGCCTTCATCATCATTGCTAAAACCGGCATAAACAAATTCTGCGCAGGTCGGGCACCAGGCTTCAGTGTAAAAACGAATCAGCGGCGAGCCATGCCAGGAAAGCGTATGAATACCGGCGTCAGAGTCGGGATCGTGGATAACGCTGGGACGAAGCAATGCTTTTCCGTTACGTACTGAAAACGTAATATGGGCTACATCGTGCTGTAGCAGGCTGATTTCAGGTCTATTGTTACGCCAAAACATCGCTGTTCATCCCTGGATTCTACTTTGCGCTTTATGCGTAGTATTGCAGCCGTTCCGCCAGCAAATCGACAAATCCCTGGCGGTCTACATCGACCATCACCGTCGCATTCGGCTTATTCCCCGTCAGGAAATAATAATCCACCACCGTCATCCCCTGGGTGTATTTCCCCTGGGTTTCCACGCCGACCCAACGCTCAACGGTGGTGAAAATCTCGGGCTTGAGCAGCCAGGCGATGGTGCACGGGTCGTGCAGCGGTGCGCCGACAAATCCCCATTTTTCGTCTTTGTGGTACTCCATAAAGAAGTCCAGCAGTTCGGCGACGATGGTGGAAATCGGGTTACC
This DNA window, taken from Salmonella enterica subsp. enterica serovar Typhimurium str. LT2, encodes the following:
- the hscC gene encoding putative heatshock protein, homolog of hsp70 in Hsc66 subfamily (similar to E. coli putative dnaK protein (AAC73751.1); Blastp hit to AAC73751.1 (556 aa), 83% identity in aa 1 - 556) — translated: MDNATLAIGIDLGTTNSLIAVWQDGAAQLIPNKFGEYLTPSIISMDENKQILVGKPAAARKTSHPDKTAALFKRAMGSNTHWHLGEESFNAPELSSLVLRSLKEDAEDYLQQPIKDVVISVPAYFSDEQRKHTRLAAELAGLNAVRLINEPTAAAMAYGLHTQQNSRSLVFDLGGGTFDVTVLEYATPIIEVHASAGDNYLGGEDFTHLLLDEVLKRWNLDKSALTDSDLAALYACVEAAKCASSSPLRMSWLYQESVLESTFYDDELEALWLPLLNRLRTPIEQALRDSRLKPEQIDSLVLVGGASQMPLVQRIAVRLFGKLPYQSYDPSTIVALGAATQAACRLRHEDVEEVILTDICPYSLGVEVNRQGVPGIFSPIIERNTTVPVSKVETYSTMHPEQDSICVRVYQGESHKVKNNILIDSFDVMLKPNGHIQAIDIRFSYDINGLLEVDVLLEDGKSESRIISHNATSLTTQQIDASRERLLALKIYPRDMLINRTFKAQLEEQWSRALGDEREMLGEIITDFDAALLSNDMQRVDDVRRRACEYLGIDEPKAP
- a CDS encoding putative cytoplasmic protein — its product is MFWRNNRPEISLLQHDVAHITFSVRNGKALLRPSVIHDPDSDAGIHTLSWHGSPLIRFYTEAWCPTCAEFVYAGFSNDDEGAAEFLSSLAEWNQPGVGLNEAFTALTPLFSLFADGYYRLEERELYPTDGNGHFFWAVGNEKQPNPATTGQWIADVDYHYQSGEPCFLLPGQPPSRFNPQRAGYYRDKPESHALAWYMNDSWLCVLLDGHHKATAAALEGRPVKTWVISQPVAMTCYETRQQCLRFYDGERLEEAQFQRRIPLKIQYEKLPPSLWEDYFTRHDERYTRVNWPNALANCATHYPDLAACADIIAAGDLSEAGLNKIMAQGITEEGFPAVLLRALFYTHSPLLIDFVRFLTRAPGYACHYPLAFRLLAQKRTPQADAFFLDFAINDDGERPELTNIMDEYFRQA